CGAGCTCGGCGAGGTAATGGGACAACGCGGTGTAGGCGGCTTTGCCGGTGGCCAGCCGAACCACCTCCGCGGTGACGTTGGGGTTGCCGTCGCGGTCGCCGCCGATCCAGGATCCTGGCTGCAGTATCGGGGTGGACAGCAGGTCGGCGTCGGGCCAGCGGGCCCGCAGCGCCTCCCTGACCTCGGCGTTCACTTTCGGCAGCACCTCGAAGAACGCCGACCGGTAGTACTGCAGCCCCACCGTGATCTCGTCGGTGATCTGCAGCCGGGACAGCCGGATGATCGCGGTCTGCCACAGCGTGAGGACCTGGCGGCGCAATTCGAGCTCGACGCTGCGCCCCGAATCGGTCTCGGTGTGGCCCTCGGCGTGCAGCCGCATCAGCTCGGTGATGCGGTGCTGGGTGACGAACACGGTGCGGCGCCGGGTCTCGGTCGGATGCGCGGTGATGACCGGCGCGACCAGCGCGCCGCGCAGGGCCTCTGCGACGGTGGCCGAATCCAGGTCGGCCGCGTCGAGTTTGACGTAGGTGGCGGCCAGGCTGCTGTCCTGCGGCGGTTCGCCGGCGGCGACGTGGATGCGCCGGCGGCGTTCCCGGTGGATGTCCTCGGCCACGTTGGCCAGCAGCGCGAACTGGGTGAACGCCCGGATGACCGGAATCGCCTGGTGGATGTCGATGCCGTCGAACATCCGCGACACCTCGGCGCGGTCGATCTCGGAGCGCCGCACCCGGAACGATTCCACCCGGGCCCGCTCGACCAGGTCGAAGACCTCCTCGCCGTTCTGTTCGCGAACGGTGTCACCCAGGATTGCCCCGAGCAACCTGATGTCGGCGCGCATGGGCTCGGTGGCCTCGCGTCCCAGCTTGGTCCGATGGACGTCGCCGATGGGCTCGAGTGCGGTGTCGGAAGCCTCAACCATGGGTCCCAGTATTAGCGACCGGGCCGGTCGGCGCCTGTCGTCGGGTGGTCGTTCGGTAGGCTGCCCGGTATGGAATTGGCCCTGCAGATCACGTTGGTGGTCACCAGCGTGCTGGTGGTGTTGCTGGTGCTGCTGCACCGCGCCAAGGGCGGCGGCCTGTCGACGCTGTTCGGCGGCGGTGTGCAGTCCAGCCTGTCCGGGTCGACCGTGGTGGAGAAGAACCTCGACCGGTTGACGCTGTTCATCGTCGGTATCTGGCTGGTTTCCATCATCGGCATGGCGCTGCTGATCAAGTACAAGTGACGTTGCGGTGAGCTATCCGCAGCAGCCGGGACAGCAGCCGTACCGACCGCCTCACCCGAACCACCAGCTGCCCCCGCGCCAGCCGCGGCCGTACGCCCCGCCTCAGCACAATCAGCCCTACCAGGCGCCACAGGTTCCGCGCCCCCCGGTCGCGGCGCCGCACGGCGCGCCCGGTCAGCCGCCCGCCGGCGCCGGCGGCATCGCCGTCACCACACGTTTTTTCCCCCTGGGATTCATGCTTGCCCTGGTCAAGCCGAAAGTCTTCATCGACAACTACGAGATGCCCCCGGCAAGTTGGGGTCGCACGATGCTGCCGGCACAACCCGGCCGCCACCATGTGCACGTCCACATACCGTATTTCCTGCCGCCCAAGATCGGGCCGGCCGACGCCGTCGTGGACGTCCACCCCGGACACATCGTCGAGCTGGAATACAGGGCGCCGGCATGGTCGTTCAGTGCCGGTTCGCTGGGACCGCCACCGCAGAGCTACAACGGCCTGGGCATCACCATCGCGGTGATGGTGGTGCCGTTCGCCCTGGTGTTGTTCTTCCTCATCGTGATGGTGCTGCTGCACGCCTGAAAGAGCGTCGGGCTGTTCGTTCTTCGGAAGGGCAAATCTTCGGGTGTAGAACGCGTCGAGCCAGTACGGTCAACAGATGGCCGTGCGGGACGCTCTCATGGCGGCTATCGCCAAGCAGCTCGGCCATCCACGCGGCGTGGGTGGGCCGGATCGTCGGGCTCGCGCTGAATCGGGGGAACCGAGGCTTCGTGCGCGCAGCTGTGCAGGCGTTGCACGCCGGCAACGACGACATGGTGGCCGACGTCGGATTCGGCGGCGGGGTGGGCCTGAAGTTGTTGCTCGACAGCGTTACCGGTTCGGGCTGTGTCCACGGGGTGGAAGTGTCGGACATGATGCTCGAACGGGCCGCAAGACGGTATCGCCGCGAGGTCGCGGCGGGGCGATTGGGAGCTGCACCACGGGTCGTTGACCCGACTGCCGTTCGCCGATGGGGCCCTGAACGGCGTCTTAACCGTCAACACCGTTTACTTCGTCGCCGAGCTGCACGAGGCGTGCACCGAATTGGCCCGGGTGACAGCAGATTGGGGGCGCATCGTCGTCGGCGTCGCCGACCCGGAGACGATGGCGAAATTACCGTTCACCGGCCACGGGTTCCGCCTTCGCCCCATAGCCGAGGTCATCGACGCCCTGCAGAGCGCGGGTCTGACCGTGCAACACCGTCGGATCAATGCCGCAGACGGGGCACCCCACCTGCTGATCGGCACGCCGGCACCGGCCCGGGGCTGAATTACGGGCGTCTCGTACCACCCGTGAAACTGGTGCGACTGCCCGACCATCAGCGTTTGCCGTCGCGCTACGGCAGCGGGCCGCCGGCGGCGATCGCCGCCAGCGTCGCAAACTGCTCGCCGTCCAGCGACGCGCCACCGACCAGGCCGCCGTCGATGTCCTGCTGCGCGACGAGGTCGCCGACGTTCTTGGCGTTCACCGATCCGCCGTAGAGCACCCGCACCGTCTCGGCGATCTGCGGGGATGCCAGCTTGCCGAGTTCCTCGCGGATGGCCGCGCACACCTCCTGTGCGTCGGCGGAGCTGGCCACCCGTCCGGTTCCGATCGCCCAGACCGGTTCGTAGGCGATGACGACCTTCTCGATCTGCTCCTTGGACAGTCCGGCCAACGAGCCGCGTAGCTGTTCGACGTTGTGCGACACGTGATTTCCGGCCTCGCGTACC
The nucleotide sequence above comes from Mycobacterium kiyosense. Encoded proteins:
- the secG gene encoding putative protein-export membrane protein SecG is translated as MELALQITLVVTSVLVVLLVLLHRAKGGGLSTLFGGGVQSSLSGSTVVEKNLDRLTLFIVGIWLVSIIGMALLIKYK